From one Micromonospora siamensis genomic stretch:
- a CDS encoding ATP-dependent DNA helicase — translation MQAYRLVRRPAEGVRGDRADGGTARGDGRSTEGAEAGRRPEGSAGDATQAGPGTPAGSGVQAVTGGGPAGEGVRVGAAGGPAGVRFTAGRLADPVQAEIVAHTDGPLLVVGGPGTGKTSTLVEAVAARVAEGVDPERVLVLTFSRRQATDLRHRLEARIAADGHRVLREPLVRTFPAYAFGLLRRAAAERGEPSPRLLTGPEQDLIIRELLDVVGEEPDDDPVGWPEDLLPALRTRAFAAQLRDLLMRAAERGVGPVELARLGEKLGRADWPAAARFLREYVAVLALRDVSNRGSIAYDPAELVRAATGMLLDDPELLDAERRRLRHVYVDELADTDPAQQELLHVLTGGGRSLVAFADPDSSTYAFRGADPAVVTTFPHRFRTASGAPAARVVLTTSYRAGARLLGATGRLARRLRGPAAHRRLHPLPDAPPGELEVRTFRSATSEAVWLAHALRTAHLLDGVPWSRMAVLVRSTALRLPSLQRALHAAGVPTVVHGEDLPLHLQPAVAPLLLLLRCALEPERLDEESAVALLHSPLGGADPLAERRLRQGLRALALAAGDRRPSGELIVDALRDPEELGAIDRRWAEPAQAVAGLLAIARESAERPGATVEDVLWSVWNASGLAERWAGEITRGRAATGEHESAQRWRAEAADRDLDAVLVLFDAAARFTDRLPGARTEVFLDHVLGQDLPADTLAASADRGEAVRLLTAHAAKGLEWDLVAVAGAQEGTWPDLRLRGSLLGSERLVDVLAGRADGTGLRAGLVGQTSALLDEERRLFHVAVSRARRRLLVTAVASAAVGGDDHEEQPSRFLHELGATEPPAVGGGGPTPTGPAPGPRPVTPGPTDEAGGTPDGPVPVVDEEHEDGPPGELPVTRPPRALTLSALVAELRTAVTNPAAPPARRQAAAAELARLAAAGVPGAHPDQWWGLRPLSDDRPLVDEGDPVRVTPSAMESALRCSLRWLLERHGGSGPASTAQGVGNLVHAAAMLAEDASADRTALLEYVAARFDAIELAARWMVGPEQARAEAMVDKLLRWLAGNPRRLLAIEHEFAVRLDDPQRPVELKGRVDRLEVDDDGRLVVIDLKTGKSTAVTEREVAEHPQLGAYQAAVEAGAFAEFGDEPGGAALVQLGTGGKDAREQAQAAAGEGPAAGWATALVRRTADTMAAATFAAVANSKCRVCPVRTSCPVSGQGRQVVEPPATRPAPEDQ, via the coding sequence ATGCAGGCGTACCGGCTGGTGCGCCGGCCCGCCGAGGGGGTCCGGGGGGACCGCGCGGACGGCGGGACGGCGCGGGGGGATGGTCGGTCCACAGAGGGGGCCGAGGCGGGCCGCCGGCCCGAGGGGTCGGCGGGCGATGCCACGCAGGCCGGCCCCGGCACGCCGGCCGGTTCCGGCGTCCAGGCGGTGACCGGGGGCGGTCCGGCCGGTGAGGGCGTACGGGTCGGGGCCGCGGGTGGTCCGGCCGGGGTCCGGTTCACGGCCGGGCGGCTGGCCGACCCGGTGCAGGCCGAGATCGTCGCGCACACCGACGGCCCGCTGCTGGTCGTCGGCGGTCCCGGCACCGGCAAGACCAGCACCCTGGTCGAGGCGGTGGCCGCCCGGGTCGCCGAGGGCGTCGACCCGGAACGCGTCCTGGTGCTGACCTTCAGCCGCCGGCAGGCCACCGACCTGCGGCACCGGTTGGAGGCCCGGATCGCCGCCGACGGGCACCGGGTGCTCCGCGAGCCGCTGGTGCGCACCTTCCCCGCGTACGCCTTCGGGCTGCTGCGCCGGGCCGCCGCCGAGCGGGGCGAGCCGTCGCCGCGGCTGCTGACCGGCCCCGAGCAGGATCTGATCATCCGCGAGCTGCTCGACGTGGTCGGCGAGGAGCCCGACGACGACCCGGTCGGCTGGCCGGAGGACCTGCTCCCCGCACTGCGCACCCGGGCCTTCGCCGCGCAGCTGCGGGACCTGCTGATGCGTGCCGCCGAGCGGGGCGTCGGTCCGGTGGAGCTGGCCCGGCTGGGCGAGAAGCTGGGCCGCGCCGACTGGCCGGCCGCCGCCCGTTTCCTCCGGGAGTACGTCGCCGTCCTCGCCCTGCGCGACGTCAGCAACCGCGGCTCCATCGCGTACGACCCGGCGGAGCTGGTCCGGGCCGCCACCGGCATGCTGCTGGACGACCCGGAGCTGCTCGACGCCGAGCGCCGCCGGCTGCGCCACGTCTACGTCGACGAGCTGGCCGACACCGACCCGGCCCAGCAGGAGCTGCTGCACGTGCTGACCGGCGGTGGCCGGTCCCTGGTCGCGTTCGCCGACCCGGACTCCTCCACGTACGCGTTCCGCGGCGCCGACCCCGCCGTGGTCACCACCTTCCCGCACCGGTTCCGGACGGCCTCCGGAGCGCCCGCCGCCCGGGTCGTGCTGACCACCTCCTACCGGGCCGGCGCGCGGCTGCTCGGCGCCACCGGCCGGCTGGCCCGCCGACTGCGCGGCCCGGCGGCGCACCGGCGGCTGCATCCGCTGCCCGACGCGCCCCCCGGCGAGCTGGAGGTCCGCACCTTCCGCTCGGCCACCAGCGAGGCGGTCTGGCTGGCCCACGCGCTACGCACCGCGCACCTGCTCGACGGGGTGCCCTGGTCGCGGATGGCGGTGCTGGTGCGGTCCACCGCGCTGCGGCTGCCGTCGCTGCAACGGGCGCTGCACGCGGCCGGCGTACCGACCGTGGTGCACGGCGAGGACCTGCCGCTGCACCTGCAACCGGCGGTCGCGCCGCTGCTGCTCCTGCTGCGCTGCGCGCTGGAGCCGGAGCGGCTGGACGAGGAGTCCGCCGTCGCGCTGCTGCACTCGCCGCTGGGCGGCGCCGACCCGCTGGCCGAGCGGCGGCTGCGGCAGGGCCTGCGTGCCCTGGCCCTGGCCGCCGGCGACCGGCGCCCCTCCGGTGAGCTGATCGTCGACGCACTACGCGACCCGGAGGAGCTGGGCGCGATCGACCGCCGCTGGGCGGAGCCGGCGCAGGCCGTGGCCGGGCTGCTGGCCATCGCCCGGGAGTCCGCCGAGCGGCCGGGCGCCACCGTCGAGGACGTGCTCTGGTCGGTCTGGAACGCCAGCGGCCTGGCCGAACGCTGGGCCGGGGAGATCACCCGGGGACGGGCGGCCACCGGCGAGCACGAGAGCGCACAGCGCTGGCGGGCCGAGGCGGCCGACCGCGACCTGGACGCCGTGCTGGTGCTCTTCGACGCCGCCGCCCGGTTCACCGACCGGTTGCCCGGCGCGCGTACCGAGGTCTTCCTCGACCACGTGCTCGGCCAGGACCTGCCGGCGGACACCCTGGCCGCCAGCGCCGACCGGGGCGAGGCGGTACGCCTGCTCACCGCGCACGCCGCCAAGGGGCTGGAGTGGGACCTGGTCGCGGTGGCCGGGGCGCAGGAGGGCACCTGGCCCGACCTGCGGCTGCGCGGCAGCCTGCTCGGTTCGGAGCGGCTGGTCGACGTGCTGGCCGGCCGGGCCGACGGCACCGGCCTGCGGGCCGGCCTGGTCGGGCAGACCTCCGCCCTGCTCGACGAGGAGCGCCGGCTGTTCCACGTGGCGGTGAGCCGGGCCCGGCGCCGGCTGCTGGTCACCGCGGTCGCCTCGGCGGCGGTGGGCGGCGACGACCACGAGGAACAGCCCAGCCGCTTCCTGCACGAGCTGGGGGCCACCGAGCCGCCCGCCGTCGGCGGCGGTGGGCCGACGCCGACCGGCCCCGCCCCCGGGCCCCGACCGGTCACCCCCGGACCGACGGACGAGGCCGGCGGCACGCCTGACGGGCCGGTGCCGGTGGTCGACGAGGAGCACGAGGACGGCCCGCCCGGCGAGCTGCCGGTCACCCGGCCGCCCCGGGCGCTCACCCTCTCCGCGCTGGTCGCCGAGCTGCGTACCGCGGTCACCAACCCGGCGGCGCCGCCGGCCCGGCGGCAGGCCGCGGCGGCCGAGCTGGCCCGGCTGGCCGCCGCCGGGGTGCCCGGCGCGCACCCGGACCAGTGGTGGGGGCTGCGCCCGCTCTCCGACGACCGGCCGCTGGTCGACGAGGGCGACCCGGTCCGGGTCACCCCGTCGGCGATGGAGAGCGCGTTGCGGTGCAGCCTGCGCTGGCTGCTGGAACGGCACGGCGGCAGCGGCCCGGCCAGCACCGCCCAGGGCGTCGGCAACCTGGTGCACGCCGCCGCGATGCTCGCCGAGGACGCCAGCGCCGACCGGACCGCCCTGCTGGAGTACGTGGCAGCCCGGTTCGACGCGATCGAGCTGGCCGCCCGCTGGATGGTCGGCCCCGAACAGGCCCGCGCCGAGGCGATGGTGGACAAGCTGCTGCGCTGGCTGGCCGGCAACCCGCGGCGGCTGCTCGCCATCGAGCACGAGTTCGCGGTCCGCCTCGACGACCCGCAGCGCCCGGTCGAGCTCAAGGGCCGGGTGGACCGGCTGGAGGTCGACGACGACGGGCGGCTCGTGGTGATCGACCTGAAGACCGGCAAGTCCACCGCCGTCACCGAGCGGGAGGTCGCCGAGCACCCGCAGCTCGGGGCGTACCAGGCGGCCGTGGAGGCGGGGGCGTTCGCCGAGTTCGGTGACGAGCCGGGCGGCGCCGCGCTGGTGCAGCTCGGCACCGGAGGCAAGGACGCCCGGGAACAGGCCCAGGCTGCCGCCGGGGAGGGGCCGGCGGCCGGCTGGGCGACCGCGCTGGTCCGGCGGACCGCCGATACGATGGCCGCCGCCACCTTCGCCGCCGTCGCCAACTCCAAGTGCCGGGTCTGCCCGGTCCGCACCAGCTGCCCGGTCTCGGGGCAGGGCCGCCAGGTGGTCGAGCCGCCGGCCACCCGACCCGCCCCGGAGGACCAGTGA
- a CDS encoding LOG family protein translates to MAAICVFCASSRTLDQRWLDLAAATGAELARRGHTLVSGGGCVGMMGALADGARAAGGRTIGVIPQALVDLEVADLASDELLVTDGMASRKTLMIEKSDAFLTLPGGLGTLDELFEVWTTATLTMHTKPMALVDADGFYRPLVDWLGALADQTFLKPAGLALLTVTDTVPAALDALESHLT, encoded by the coding sequence GTGGCGGCGATCTGCGTCTTCTGCGCCTCCTCCCGGACCCTCGACCAGCGCTGGCTGGACCTGGCCGCCGCCACCGGCGCGGAGCTGGCCCGGCGAGGGCACACGCTGGTCAGCGGCGGCGGCTGCGTCGGGATGATGGGCGCCCTGGCCGACGGCGCCCGCGCGGCCGGCGGGCGGACGATCGGGGTGATCCCGCAGGCGCTGGTGGACCTGGAGGTGGCCGACCTCGCCTCGGACGAGCTGCTGGTGACCGACGGGATGGCCAGCCGCAAGACCCTCATGATCGAGAAGTCGGACGCGTTCCTCACCCTGCCCGGCGGGCTGGGCACCCTGGACGAGCTCTTCGAGGTCTGGACCACCGCCACGCTCACCATGCACACCAAGCCGATGGCCCTGGTGGACGCCGACGGGTTCTACCGTCCGCTGGTCGACTGGCTCGGCGCCCTGGCCGACCAGACCTTCCTCAAGCCCGCCGGCCTGGCCCTGCTCACGGTTACCGACACCGTCCCCGCCGCCCTGGACGCCCTCGAATCCCACCTCACCTGA
- a CDS encoding LOG family protein, which produces MSQSNGRQPGRDPERHRGAVTLRRGAIPSSTADQRLLDSSGRGDWKTKDAWRALRILSEFVEGFDTLADLPPAVSVFGSARSKPESPECRMAEELGAALARAGYAVITGGGPGVMEAANRGASEAGGLSVGLGIELPFEQGLNDWVDLAIDFRYFFARKTMFVKYAQAFVVLPGGFGTMDELFEALTLVQTGKVTRFPVVLMGQAYWQGLLDWLRDTMAADGKIGPVDLELICVTDDVDAAVRHIVEAEAALSAEQEAVREEAVARTGEDQQAAAEATPEPERTGGPAGGRVTRPGGEV; this is translated from the coding sequence ATGAGCCAGAGCAACGGGCGCCAGCCCGGCCGCGACCCGGAACGGCACCGGGGCGCCGTGACGCTGCGTCGCGGCGCCATCCCGTCCAGCACCGCCGACCAGCGCCTGCTGGACTCCAGCGGGCGCGGGGACTGGAAGACCAAGGACGCCTGGCGCGCACTGCGGATCCTCTCCGAGTTCGTCGAGGGGTTCGACACCCTCGCCGACCTGCCGCCGGCGGTGAGCGTCTTCGGCTCGGCCCGCAGCAAGCCGGAGAGCCCCGAGTGCCGGATGGCCGAGGAGCTGGGGGCCGCGCTGGCCCGGGCCGGCTACGCCGTGATCACCGGCGGCGGCCCAGGGGTCATGGAGGCGGCGAACCGGGGCGCCAGCGAGGCCGGCGGCCTCTCCGTCGGCCTCGGCATCGAGCTCCCCTTCGAACAGGGCCTCAACGACTGGGTCGACCTGGCCATCGACTTCCGGTACTTCTTCGCCCGCAAGACCATGTTCGTCAAGTACGCCCAGGCGTTCGTGGTGCTGCCCGGCGGCTTCGGCACCATGGACGAGCTCTTCGAGGCGCTGACCCTGGTGCAGACCGGCAAGGTGACCCGGTTCCCGGTGGTGCTGATGGGGCAGGCGTACTGGCAGGGGCTGCTGGACTGGCTGCGGGACACCATGGCCGCCGACGGCAAGATCGGCCCGGTCGACCTGGAGCTGATCTGCGTCACCGACGACGTCGACGCGGCGGTGCGGCACATCGTGGAGGCCGAGGCGGCCCTCTCCGCCGAGCAGGAGGCCGTCCGCGAGGAGGCCGTGGCGCGTACCGGGGAGGACCAGCAGGCCGCCGCCGAGGCGACGCCGGAGCCGGAGCGTACCGGGGGACCGGCCGGCGGACGGGTCACCCGGCCGGGCGGGGAGGTCTGA
- the dapE gene encoding succinyl-diaminopimelate desuccinylase has translation MQNPLTPEVLADPVALTRVLVDMESVSLNEKAIADCVEEVLRSVPHLTTYRHSNTVMARTDLGRSQRVVLAGHLDTVPHNDNWPSTMRGDLMYGCGTSDMKSGVAFALHLAVTLPDPRYDVTYLFYEAEEIESRYNGLTLVSQAHPEWLEADFAVLLEPTYGIVEAGCQGVLRATVTTTGARAHAARSWHGSNAIHAAGEVLRRLTTYEARRVTIDGCDYREGLNAVGIHGGVAGNVIPDRCEVEVNFRYAPDRDPAAAEAHVREVFAGFDLVVTDSAAGAAPGLDAPPAREFLAAVGAAPIGKLGWTDVARFAALGIPALNFGPGDPNLAHHKDEHVEIGKIRDGAATLHRWLTPA, from the coding sequence ATGCAGAACCCGCTGACCCCCGAGGTCCTGGCCGATCCGGTGGCGCTCACCCGCGTGCTGGTCGACATGGAGTCCGTGTCCCTCAACGAGAAGGCCATCGCCGACTGCGTCGAGGAGGTCCTGCGGTCCGTCCCGCACCTGACCACGTACCGGCACTCCAACACCGTGATGGCGCGTACCGACCTGGGCCGGTCCCAGCGGGTGGTCCTCGCCGGCCACCTGGACACCGTGCCGCACAACGACAACTGGCCGTCGACCATGCGCGGCGACCTGATGTACGGCTGCGGCACCTCGGACATGAAGTCCGGGGTGGCGTTCGCGCTGCACCTCGCGGTGACCCTGCCCGACCCGCGGTACGACGTCACCTACCTCTTCTACGAGGCGGAGGAGATCGAGTCCCGCTACAACGGGTTGACCCTGGTCTCCCAGGCGCACCCGGAGTGGCTGGAGGCGGACTTCGCGGTCCTGCTGGAGCCGACGTACGGCATCGTCGAGGCCGGCTGCCAGGGCGTGCTGCGGGCGACGGTGACCACCACCGGCGCCCGGGCCCACGCCGCCCGTTCCTGGCACGGCTCGAACGCGATCCACGCCGCCGGTGAGGTGCTGCGCCGGCTGACGACGTACGAGGCGCGCCGGGTGACGATCGACGGCTGCGACTACCGGGAGGGGCTCAACGCCGTCGGCATCCACGGCGGCGTGGCCGGCAACGTGATCCCGGACCGCTGCGAGGTCGAGGTGAACTTCCGGTACGCCCCGGACCGCGACCCCGCCGCCGCCGAGGCGCACGTACGCGAGGTGTTCGCCGGCTTCGACCTGGTGGTGACCGACTCGGCCGCCGGCGCGGCGCCCGGCCTGGACGCCCCGCCCGCGCGGGAGTTCCTGGCGGCGGTGGGTGCCGCCCCGATCGGCAAGCTGGGCTGGACCGACGTGGCCCGCTTCGCCGCCCTGGGCATCCCGGCGCTGAATTTCGGCCCGGGTGACCCCAACCTGGCCCACCACAAGGACGAGCACGTCGAGATCGGCAAGATCCGCGACGGCGCCGCCACCCTCCACCGCTGGCTCACCCCTGCCTGA
- the dapD gene encoding 2,3,4,5-tetrahydropyridine-2,6-dicarboxylate N-succinyltransferase, translated as MTTAQSAWGIGLATITADDQVLDTWYPTGKLGLGELPLVPGEDQADVLDLPPGAIGERALPGLRTVEVTTVIGSLDDPISDASDAYLRLHLLSHRLVRPNELNLDGIFGKLANVAWTSAGPCPPERVDELRVIERAAGRHLAVYGVDKFPRMTDYVVPAGVRIADADRVRLGAHLAAGTTVMHEGFCNFNAGTLGTSMVEGRIVQGVVVGDGSDIGAGASIMGTLSGGGTDKVRIGERSLVGANAGIGISLGDDCVVEAGCYVTAGSKITLPDGRVVKARELSGVDGLLFWRNSVSGALEAKQRSGKGIELNAALHAN; from the coding sequence GTGACCACTGCACAGTCTGCCTGGGGCATCGGCCTCGCCACGATCACCGCTGACGATCAGGTGCTCGACACCTGGTACCCGACCGGCAAGCTGGGCCTCGGCGAGCTGCCGCTGGTCCCCGGGGAGGACCAGGCCGACGTCCTGGACCTTCCGCCGGGCGCGATCGGCGAACGGGCGCTGCCCGGCCTGCGTACCGTCGAGGTGACCACGGTGATCGGCTCGCTGGACGACCCGATCTCCGACGCCTCCGACGCGTACCTGCGGCTGCACCTGCTCTCCCACCGCCTGGTGCGGCCCAACGAGCTCAACCTCGACGGCATCTTCGGCAAGCTGGCCAACGTGGCCTGGACCTCGGCCGGGCCGTGCCCGCCGGAGCGGGTGGACGAGCTGCGGGTCATCGAGCGGGCCGCCGGCCGCCACCTGGCCGTGTACGGGGTGGACAAGTTCCCCCGGATGACCGACTACGTGGTCCCGGCGGGCGTACGGATCGCCGACGCGGACCGGGTCCGGCTCGGCGCGCACCTGGCCGCCGGCACCACCGTGATGCACGAGGGCTTCTGCAACTTCAACGCCGGCACGCTGGGCACCTCGATGGTCGAGGGCCGGATCGTGCAGGGCGTGGTGGTCGGCGACGGCTCCGACATCGGCGCAGGAGCGTCGATCATGGGCACGCTCTCCGGCGGCGGCACCGACAAGGTGCGCATCGGCGAGCGGAGCCTGGTCGGCGCGAACGCCGGCATCGGCATCTCGCTCGGCGACGACTGCGTGGTCGAGGCCGGTTGCTACGTCACCGCCGGCTCCAAGATCACGCTGCCGGACGGCCGGGTGGTCAAGGCCCGCGAGCTCTCCGGGGTGGACGGGCTGCTCTTCTGGCGCAACTCGGTCAGCGGCGCGCTGGAGGCGAAGCAGCGCAGCGGCAAGGGCATCGAGCTGAACGCGGCGCTGCACGCCAACTGA
- a CDS encoding S8 family serine peptidase, which yields MPRSRRKLAALGLTLGMVIGGHAPVSAAPRTAPAGPATAAPTSAAPAAPPGAGRSATVTLLTGDRVTLTAAGRAAVRPGAGRAGIGFLVRRDRDHLTVLPQDALPLIRAGRVDRRLFDVTELIAAGYDDAHRDTLPLLVSYRQGVARRATATPAGTRVTRDLPAIGGAALVATKTDTAGVWAGLTTGRAGARVDTAGGVDRIWLDGRRRVTLDHSVPQIGAPAAYKAGFTGKGVTVAVLDTGVDLTHPDLAGRVAEARNFSAVPENDDTVGHGTHVASIIAGSGAASGGKYRGVAPDATLLSGKVCEDEGCTDSAILAGMQWAAAEKHATVVNMSLSGWDTPEVDPLEQAVQTLTAQTGTLFVTAAGNDGSDASVGSPASADAALAVGAVDRDDELADFSSRGPRIGDDAIKPDITAPGVGIVAARAAHGVIGEPVGEKYVALSGTSMATPHVVGAVALLAQQHPGWNAGRYKALLMASAKPHPAQTAFAQGAGRVDVAHAITEQVTSDPASVSFGKALWPHGDDAPITRTVRYRNAGTGPLTLEIGTEISGPGGRPAPAGMFRVSPSRLTVPAGGTGQVTVTADTRLGGADGFWTGRLVAHAGTTVAVTPLAVNREVESYALTIRTEDRAGARTGDHYTSLVNLDRFEFPLDINDPDGEATVRVPRGRYALNSLIYRPDGSGDWVETTMLARPDMVVDHDQRITLSARAGRPVGMTVPRSGASPELIDLSTTYYGKDVIYGFGLWAAGFDGLYTAHLGPRVSADRFVASLSSQWTDGTRTSPYLYALSEVFPGRMPTGFVRDYRQRDLATVVHRFRGGYPGMQAERYVMPESGYNTGGSALILAAPLPGRRTEHYSTSPGMRWASELDFGTPTEEGWLDVKAVLESVPTAYRAGRTAHEDWNSAPYGPSFPQPRWPEQGITRLGDTLLVILPVHTDAAGHPGGSLNDTARTALYRNGKLLAESDSAGYAEFTVPPGAADYKVVTSARRGFTDLSSEVGAAWTFRSRHVAGKDWVRLPAMAVRFTPPLRIDNSAPKGRPYVIPVAVQRQPGAPTAKLTALTVDVSYDGGKRWQPARVRHTPLGWVAVVRHPDRAGYVSLRAEARDAAGSTVTERIIGAYRLR from the coding sequence TTGCCCCGAAGCAGAAGAAAACTGGCCGCCCTCGGCCTCACGCTCGGGATGGTGATCGGCGGGCACGCGCCGGTCTCCGCCGCACCGCGTACCGCACCGGCCGGGCCGGCCACCGCAGCCCCGACCAGCGCAGCCCCGGCCGCACCGCCCGGCGCCGGCCGGTCGGCGACCGTCACCCTGCTCACCGGTGACCGGGTCACCCTCACCGCCGCCGGCCGGGCCGCCGTCCGCCCCGGCGCCGGCCGGGCCGGCATCGGATTCCTGGTCCGCCGCGACCGCGACCATCTCACCGTGCTGCCGCAGGACGCGCTGCCGCTGATCCGGGCCGGCCGGGTCGACCGGCGGCTCTTCGACGTCACCGAGCTGATCGCCGCCGGCTACGACGACGCCCACCGGGACACGCTGCCGCTGCTGGTGTCGTACCGCCAGGGGGTGGCCCGCCGGGCGACGGCCACGCCGGCCGGCACCCGGGTGACCCGCGACCTGCCGGCGATCGGCGGCGCGGCCCTGGTGGCCACGAAGACCGACACCGCCGGGGTCTGGGCTGGCCTCACCACCGGACGGGCCGGCGCCCGCGTCGACACGGCAGGGGGTGTCGACCGGATCTGGCTCGACGGCAGGCGGCGGGTCACCCTCGACCACAGCGTGCCGCAGATCGGCGCGCCCGCCGCGTACAAGGCCGGCTTCACCGGCAAGGGCGTCACCGTCGCGGTGCTCGACACCGGCGTCGACCTCACCCACCCCGACCTGGCCGGCCGGGTCGCCGAGGCCCGCAACTTCAGTGCCGTCCCGGAGAACGACGACACGGTCGGGCACGGCACGCACGTGGCCTCCATCATCGCCGGCAGCGGCGCCGCCTCCGGCGGGAAGTACCGGGGCGTGGCCCCCGACGCGACCCTGCTCTCCGGCAAGGTCTGCGAGGACGAGGGCTGCACCGACTCGGCCATCCTCGCCGGCATGCAGTGGGCCGCGGCCGAGAAGCACGCCACCGTGGTCAACATGAGCCTCAGCGGCTGGGACACCCCCGAGGTCGACCCGCTCGAGCAGGCCGTGCAGACGCTGACCGCGCAGACCGGCACCCTCTTCGTCACCGCCGCCGGCAACGACGGGTCCGACGCCTCGGTCGGCTCACCGGCCAGCGCCGACGCCGCCCTCGCCGTCGGTGCGGTGGACCGCGACGACGAGCTGGCCGACTTCTCCAGTCGAGGCCCGCGCATCGGTGACGACGCGATCAAGCCCGACATCACCGCCCCCGGCGTCGGCATCGTCGCCGCCCGGGCCGCCCACGGCGTGATCGGCGAACCGGTGGGGGAGAAGTACGTCGCCCTCTCCGGCACCTCGATGGCCACCCCGCACGTGGTCGGCGCGGTGGCGCTCCTCGCCCAGCAGCACCCCGGCTGGAACGCCGGCCGGTACAAGGCCCTCCTGATGGCGTCCGCGAAACCGCACCCGGCGCAGACCGCCTTCGCGCAGGGCGCCGGCCGGGTGGACGTGGCGCACGCCATCACCGAGCAGGTCACCAGCGATCCGGCCAGCGTCTCGTTCGGCAAGGCGCTGTGGCCGCACGGCGACGACGCGCCGATCACCCGGACGGTCCGTTACCGCAACGCCGGCACCGGGCCGCTGACGCTGGAGATCGGCACCGAGATCAGCGGGCCGGGCGGACGGCCCGCGCCGGCCGGGATGTTCCGGGTCAGCCCGTCCCGGCTGACCGTGCCGGCCGGCGGCACCGGCCAGGTGACCGTCACCGCAGACACCCGCCTCGGCGGGGCGGACGGCTTCTGGACCGGCCGGCTGGTCGCCCACGCGGGAACCACCGTCGCGGTCACCCCGCTGGCGGTGAACCGGGAGGTGGAGAGCTACGCGCTGACCATCCGGACCGAGGACCGCGCCGGCGCCCGGACCGGCGACCACTACACCTCGCTGGTCAACCTGGACCGCTTCGAATTTCCGTTGGACATCAACGACCCGGATGGCGAGGCCACCGTCCGCGTCCCCAGGGGTCGGTACGCGCTCAACAGCCTGATCTACCGGCCTGACGGGTCCGGCGACTGGGTGGAGACCACGATGCTCGCCCGTCCCGACATGGTGGTCGACCACGACCAGCGGATCACCCTCTCCGCCCGCGCGGGGCGGCCGGTCGGGATGACGGTGCCCCGATCCGGTGCCAGCCCGGAATTGATCGACCTGAGCACCACCTACTACGGCAAGGACGTGATCTACGGCTTCGGGCTCTGGGCGGCCGGCTTCGACGGGCTGTACACCGCCCACCTGGGCCCCCGGGTCTCCGCCGACCGGTTCGTCGCCAGCCTCTCCAGCCAGTGGACCGACGGGACCCGGACCAGCCCCTACCTGTACGCGCTGAGCGAGGTCTTCCCCGGCCGGATGCCGACCGGCTTCGTCCGGGACTACCGGCAGCGGGACCTGGCCACCGTGGTGCACCGGTTCCGGGGTGGCTATCCGGGAATGCAGGCCGAGCGGTACGTCATGCCGGAGTCCGGCTACAACACGGGCGGCTCGGCGCTGATCCTCGCCGCGCCGCTGCCCGGCCGGCGGACCGAGCACTACAGCACCAGCCCGGGGATGCGCTGGGCCTCCGAGCTGGACTTCGGTACCCCGACCGAGGAGGGCTGGCTGGACGTCAAGGCCGTGCTGGAGTCGGTGCCGACCGCGTACCGGGCCGGCCGGACCGCGCACGAGGACTGGAACTCCGCGCCGTACGGGCCGTCGTTCCCGCAGCCCCGCTGGCCGGAGCAGGGCATCACCCGGCTCGGCGACACGCTGCTGGTCATCCTGCCGGTGCACACTGACGCGGCGGGCCACCCCGGCGGGTCGCTGAACGACACCGCGCGGACCGCGCTCTACCGCAACGGCAAGCTGCTCGCCGAGAGCGACTCGGCCGGCTACGCCGAGTTCACCGTGCCGCCGGGGGCGGCCGACTACAAGGTCGTGACCTCGGCCCGGCGTGGCTTCACCGACCTCAGCAGCGAGGTCGGCGCCGCCTGGACGTTCCGGTCCCGGCACGTGGCCGGCAAGGACTGGGTGCGGCTGCCGGCGATGGCGGTCCGCTTCACGCCGCCGCTGCGGATCGACAACAGCGCCCCGAAGGGGCGGCCGTACGTCATCCCGGTGGCGGTGCAGCGCCAGCCCGGCGCGCCGACGGCGAAGCTGACGGCGCTCACCGTCGACGTGTCGTACGACGGTGGGAAGAGGTGGCAGCCGGCCCGGGTGCGGCACACGCCGTTGGGCTGGGTGGCCGTGGTGCGCCACCCCGACCGGGCCGGGTACGTCTCGCTGCGGGCCGAAGCCCGGGACGCGGCCGGCAGCACGGTGACCGAGCGGATCATCGGGGCCTACCGGCTGCGGTGA